CGTCGATGTCACCGCTGCGCCCATCCGTGAGCGAAATGGCGCACGCCATCCGCTGACGATGCTCCGCGACCGCGTGAGCGACATCTTCGTCGGCATGGGCTGGGACATCGTGGATGGCCCCGAGCTCGAGAGCGAGTGGTACAACTTCGACGCGCTGAACTTCGACCCGGACCATCCGGCTCGCGAAATGCAGGACACGTTCTTCGTCGAGCCCGCGGACCGCCACATGCTGTTGCGCACCCACACGTCGCCGCTGCAGATGCGTTCGATGATCGAGCGCGGCGCGCCCTTGTACATCCTCGCGCCGGGCCGCACGTTCCGCACCGATGAGCTGGATGCGACCCACACCCCGGTCTTCATGCAGTTCGAGGGCCTTGCGATCGACAAGGACCTCACGATGGCGCACTTGCGCGGCACGCTCGAGCACTTCGCGAAGGCGATGTTCGGCGAGGAGGCGAAGATTCGCCTGCGCAATAACTTCTTCCCGTTCACCGAGCCGAGCGCCGAGATGGACATTTGGCACCCGCTCGCAAAGGGCGGGCCGCGCTGGATTGAGTGGGGCGGCTGCGGCATGGTCCACCCGAACTTGCTTAAGGCCGCGGGCCTCGATCCCGAGGAATATCAGGGTTTTGCATTCGGCATGGGGATCGAGCGGACGCTTATGTTCCGCAATGAGCTCACCGACATGCACGACATCGTCGAGGGCGATGTGCGATTCAGCGAACAGTTTGGAATGGTGATTTAGGGATGCGCGCCCCAATTTCTTGGCTCCGCGAGTACGTCGACGTACCGGAGGATGCAACGCCTCGCGAGGTGCTCGACGCGTTCGTCCGGATCGGTCTCGAGGACGAAGCCATTCACGCCGCCGGCGTGTCCGGACCGGTCGTAGTCGGCGAGGTGCTTGAGCGAATCCCCGAGCCGCAGTCCAACGGCAAAACGATCAACTGGTGCCAGGTGCGCGTCGCGCCCGAGGGTGAGCAGTTGGCCGATGGTGGCGCGGATGTGCGCGGCATCGTGTGCGGTGCCCACAACTTTGAGGCGGGCGACTTTGTCGTCGTAGCGCTGCCGGGGGCGGAGCTGCCGGGCGACTTCCACATCTCGGCGCGCAAGACCTACGGGCACGTCTCGGACGGCATGATCGCCTCCGAGCGTGAGCTAGGCCTCGGCGACGACCATGCCGGCATCATCGTGCTCGGCGAGCGCGGCATCACCGCGGAGCCGGGCACTCCCGCGCTGCCGCTACTCGGCCTGAACGACGTCGCGGTCGAGGTCAACGTGACCCCGGACCGCGGCTACGCGATGTCGATGCGCGGACTCGCGCGCGAGTATGGGCACGCGACCGGCGCATCCTTCCGGGACCCGGCCCTGCGCCAAGAGCTTGCCGACATCGCCCAGGGGGGCGTCGCATCCGACCCCGCCGCCGTGCGCGTGCCGGTGACGATCGCCGACGAGTCGGCCGTGCGTGGTCAGCAGATCAGCGAGATGTTCGCGGGCTTCGTCGTGACCGGCGTCGACCCGGCCCGCGCGACGCCTTCCTGGATGGCGCAGCGCCTGCGCCTTGCGGGCATTCGCTCGCTTGGGCTGCTGATCGACATCACGAACTACGTGATGCTCGAGCTCGGCCAGCCGATTCACGGCTACGACCTCGACAAGCTGCAAGGCGGAATCCACGTGCGACGTGCCGCGGCGGGGGAGAAGCTCACGACCCTCGACGGGAACGAGCGCAAGCTGTCGGACGAGGACATCCTGATCACCGACGACCGCGGCCCGATCGGTCTCGCGGGCGTCATGGGTGGTGCCGAGACCGAGCTTTCCGATACGACGACCAACGTGTTCATCGAGGCCGCGAACTTCTCGTCCATCTCGATCGCGCGTACCGCGCGTCGCCACAAGCTGCCCTCCGAGGCCTCGCGCCGCTTCGACCGCGGTGTTGACCCCGCCGTGACGGTGCCTGCGGGCGCGCGAGTCGCCGAACTGCTCGTGTCGCTCGCGGGCGGCACGCTGCAGCCTGTCGGCAGCGTCATTGGCGAGGTTCGGGAGCGCGAGGCGATCTCGTTGCCCATCGGCTTCCCTGCCCAGCTCATGGGCATCGACTATTCGCGTGCCGAGGTACTCGATTCGCTCGAGGCCGTGGGCTGCGAGATTCGCGGAGACCGCGACGCGGACGTCCTCTCGGTTGTTCCGCCGACGTGGCGTCACGACCTCACGAGCGAGGTCACCCTCGTGGAAGAGGTCGGCCGTCTGCAGGGCTTCGACCGCATCCCGGCGATCCTGCCGCAGTCGCCCGAAGGTCACGGCTTCACGCGCGAGCAGACGCTGCGCCGGCAGCTGAGCGACGTGCTCGCCGCGACCGGCAAGGTCGAGGTGCTGAGCTACCCGTTTCTGTCCGACACCGAGAACGCGCTGTTCTCGTCGCCCGACGGTTCTCCGGTCTCGCAGATGAAGTTGCAGAACGCGATGGATGCGAAGGCCGCGTGGATGCGCCGCAGCATGCTTCCCGGCCTGGTTGGGGTCGCGCACCGCAACGAGTCGCGCGGCATGACCGACCTCGCGATCTTCGAGCTCGGGCGTGTGTTCCTCCCCGTTGCCGGAGTGGAGTACGGCGTCGACGAGCTGCCGCCGCTGGCCGAACGCCCGTCTGACGAGAAGCTCGCGGAACTGAACGACGGCATCCCGCCGCAGCCGTACCACCTCGGCGCGTTGCTGATCGGTGACCGCACCGCGAAGCAGCCCGGGGTCGAGGCGGTTGACTACGGCTGGGAGGATGCGATCGAGCTCGTGCAGCGCGTCGGCCTTGCGACCGCGGGCGACCTTCGGGTGCGTCAGGGCTCGCACCAGGCGTTCCACCCGGGCCGCTGCGCCGAGGTGTACATCGTTGACGCCGCCGGGACCGAATCCTCGGTTGGCTTCGCTGGCGAACTGCATCCTGCAGTGACCGAAGAGCGCGACCTGCCTCGCGTTGTTGCTGCGGTCGAGCTGAATGTCGACCTCATCCTGGAGAAGTCGGAGCGCCACGTATCTGCAGGCACTATCGTCGGGTTCCCCGCGGCGACGCAGGACCTCTCGCTCGTGGTGCCCGTTTCGGTGGCCGCTGGCGACGTGCTTGCGGCCGTGCAGAGCGGTGCCGGCTCGTTGCTTGAGGCGATCTACCTCGTTGACGACTACCGCGGTCGCGGACTCGAGGACGACCAGAAGTCGCTGACGTTCGCGCTGCGATTCCGCGCGACCGACCGCACGCTAACCGCAGCTGAGGCGACCGAGGCCAAGGAAGCGGGTGCGGCGCGTGCCGCCGAACTCTACGGGGCGACCATCCGCGCGTAGGGTTGCTGCAATTTGAAGCACGTATGGGCTATTAGGAGGGACTATTCGGCTCCTGATAGCCCATACGTGCTTTTTGTCGTGGCGACTCCGGCTACACGAGCGAACTAGCTCGCGTCGGCCTCGCGGAGCGCTGCCTCGAGCGCGACCCAGCTGAGCATCGCGCACTTCACGCGCATCACGTACTTGCCGACGCCCTCCAGCGCGATCGCGTCGCCGATGAGCTCGCCCTCGTCCGAGTCCGGGGCGACCGAGGCCTTGCCGCGGGAGCGCAGCATCGTGCGCATCGTGTCGATGCCGAGCCGCGCATCCGCAACCGAACGGCCGACGAGCTGGGTCACGAGGATAGAAGTGGACGCCATCGAAATCGAGCAGCCGTCGCCGACCCAGCCGATCGACTCGATGCGATCGCCGTCGAGGCGCACGCGCAGGCGGATCTCGTCGCCGCAGGACGGGTTCTTCTCGAAGTGCTCGGCGTCGAACGGGTCGATCTCGCCCTCGCCGACGCGCTGGCGCGCCTGGTCGAGGATGATGTCCTGGTACAGCCCGTCGAGGGCGCTCATCGGTTCGCTCCGAAGTAGGCGCGGATTCCCGAGACGGCCTCGATAAGCGCATCGATTTCGTCGTCGGTTGTGGTGAGGTAGCTCGAGGCTCGCGTCGACGCGGTCACGCCGAGGCGGCGGTGCAGCGGTTGCGCGCAGTGGTGACCGGCGCGCACGGCGATGCCCGCCGCATCCAGGTACTGCGACACGTCGTGCGCATGTACGCCGTCGATGATGAAGGATGCGAGGCCCGAGCGAGGTACCGAGGCGTCGTTTCCGATGACGGTCACGCCCTCGATGGCCGAGAGCTCGGCAACCATGCGAGCGCCGAGCGCCTCCTCGTGATCCCGGATCGCCGACATCCCAACCTCGGCGAGGTAGCGGCAGGCCGCGGCCAGCGCGACCGCTTGCGAGACGGGCTGCGTGCCGGCCTCGAAGCGCGTCGGGGGAGCCATGAAGGTGGTCGCCTCCATCGTGACGACCTCGATCATCGAGCCACCGGTGCGCGCCGGCGGCAACTGCGCGAGACGCTCGCGGCGGCCGTACAGCACGCCGATGCCGTTGGGACCCGCCATCTTGTGGCCCGAGAACGCGGCGAAGTCGACGCCGAGCGCGTGAAAATCGACCGGGCGATGCGGCACCGACTGGCACGCATCGAGCACCGTGACGGCACCGACCGTCGAAGCCAGAGCCACAATTTCCTCGACCGGAGCGATCAGCCCGGTGACGTTCGACACGTGCGCGAACGCGATCACGCGAGTGCGGTCCGAGACGAGCGGGCGAAGATCGTCGAGGG
This DNA window, taken from Gulosibacter molinativorax, encodes the following:
- the pheS gene encoding phenylalanine--tRNA ligase subunit alpha is translated as MSATNSTENPITPEAVSAAVSDALEAIAQAPDAQALKQVRSQHVGEGSPIAKLNSMMREVPKEFKKDAGKLVGSARGEINQAFTAREEELAAAEEAARLEAETVDVTAAPIRERNGARHPLTMLRDRVSDIFVGMGWDIVDGPELESEWYNFDALNFDPDHPAREMQDTFFVEPADRHMLLRTHTSPLQMRSMIERGAPLYILAPGRTFRTDELDATHTPVFMQFEGLAIDKDLTMAHLRGTLEHFAKAMFGEEAKIRLRNNFFPFTEPSAEMDIWHPLAKGGPRWIEWGGCGMVHPNLLKAAGLDPEEYQGFAFGMGIERTLMFRNELTDMHDIVEGDVRFSEQFGMVI
- the pheT gene encoding phenylalanine--tRNA ligase subunit beta yields the protein MRAPISWLREYVDVPEDATPREVLDAFVRIGLEDEAIHAAGVSGPVVVGEVLERIPEPQSNGKTINWCQVRVAPEGEQLADGGADVRGIVCGAHNFEAGDFVVVALPGAELPGDFHISARKTYGHVSDGMIASERELGLGDDHAGIIVLGERGITAEPGTPALPLLGLNDVAVEVNVTPDRGYAMSMRGLAREYGHATGASFRDPALRQELADIAQGGVASDPAAVRVPVTIADESAVRGQQISEMFAGFVVTGVDPARATPSWMAQRLRLAGIRSLGLLIDITNYVMLELGQPIHGYDLDKLQGGIHVRRAAAGEKLTTLDGNERKLSDEDILITDDRGPIGLAGVMGGAETELSDTTTNVFIEAANFSSISIARTARRHKLPSEASRRFDRGVDPAVTVPAGARVAELLVSLAGGTLQPVGSVIGEVREREAISLPIGFPAQLMGIDYSRAEVLDSLEAVGCEIRGDRDADVLSVVPPTWRHDLTSEVTLVEEVGRLQGFDRIPAILPQSPEGHGFTREQTLRRQLSDVLAATGKVEVLSYPFLSDTENALFSSPDGSPVSQMKLQNAMDAKAAWMRRSMLPGLVGVAHRNESRGMTDLAIFELGRVFLPVAGVEYGVDELPPLAERPSDEKLAELNDGIPPQPYHLGALLIGDRTAKQPGVEAVDYGWEDAIELVQRVGLATAGDLRVRQGSHQAFHPGRCAEVYIVDAAGTESSVGFAGELHPAVTEERDLPRVVAAVELNVDLILEKSERHVSAGTIVGFPAATQDLSLVVPVSVAAGDVLAAVQSGAGSLLEAIYLVDDYRGRGLEDDQKSLTFALRFRATDRTLTAAEATEAKEAGAARAAELYGATIRA
- the sufU gene encoding Fe-S cluster assembly sulfur transfer protein SufU, with translation MSALDGLYQDIILDQARQRVGEGEIDPFDAEHFEKNPSCGDEIRLRVRLDGDRIESIGWVGDGCSISMASTSILVTQLVGRSVADARLGIDTMRTMLRSRGKASVAPDSDEGELIGDAIALEGVGKYVMRVKCAMLSWVALEAALREADAS
- a CDS encoding aminotransferase class V-fold PLP-dependent enzyme; protein product: MTDTHAPTSVPALTDERARELRADFPILAQRVHDTPLVYLDFGATAQRPQAVLDAERAFVTEHNSAVHRGSHELAALATGDYEDARETVAAFVGADADEIAWQAGATDALNTIANGIAAASRGRGGDASAPLRLEAGDEILITEAEHHANLVPWQELALATGATLRYVPVNDHGTWALDDLRPLVSDRTRVIAFAHVSNVTGLIAPVEEIVALASTVGAVTVLDACQSVPHRPVDFHALGVDFAAFSGHKMAGPNGIGVLYGRRERLAQLPPARTGGSMIEVVTMEATTFMAPPTRFEAGTQPVSQAVALAAACRYLAEVGMSAIRDHEEALGARMVAELSAIEGVTVIGNDASVPRSGLASFIIDGVHAHDVSQYLDAAGIAVRAGHHCAQPLHRRLGVTASTRASSYLTTTDDEIDALIEAVSGIRAYFGANR